A genomic stretch from Ketobacter sp. MCCC 1A13808 includes:
- the dnaB gene encoding replicative DNA helicase: MSESPIELSLDADMQSASIKVPPHSVEAEQSVIGGLMLDNQTFDDVSEITSDVDFYRRDHRLIFRAISQLAELGRPFDVVTLGEALDNAGILEDSGGMGYLALLAKNTPSASNIKAYAEIVRERSVLRQMISISSEIADAAFHPEGRSSTELLDEAERKVFGIAEQGSKKGGPQPIKDVLKSTVDRIDQMFKSDEKFTGIPTGFTDLDEKTSGLQAGALVVVAARPAMGKTTFSMNMAENALIRTGKPVLVFSMEMPSEQIVMRMLASLGRIDMSRVTSGKLEEDDWPRFSSAVSLLAEQKLFIDDSAGLSPTEIRARARRVARDQGEIGLIMIDYMQLMQVPGAENRVNEISEISRSLKGLAKEMECPVIALSQLNRSLEQRPNKRPIMSDLRESGAIEQDADIIMFIYRDEVYNEDSDDKGTAEIIIGKQRNGPIGTVRLAFLGRYTRFEDLAHNNYGEY, from the coding sequence ATGAGTGAATCGCCCATCGAGCTGTCCCTGGATGCCGATATGCAATCGGCGTCGATCAAAGTACCCCCTCATTCCGTGGAAGCAGAACAATCTGTTATCGGCGGTCTCATGCTGGACAACCAGACCTTTGATGACGTGTCTGAGATCACTTCGGATGTGGATTTTTATCGTCGTGACCATCGCCTGATTTTTCGGGCGATCAGTCAGCTGGCGGAGCTGGGCCGCCCCTTTGATGTGGTGACCCTGGGTGAGGCATTGGATAACGCCGGTATTCTCGAGGACAGTGGCGGCATGGGGTATCTGGCGTTGCTGGCCAAGAACACGCCCAGTGCCAGTAACATCAAAGCCTATGCTGAAATCGTGCGGGAACGCTCAGTGCTGCGGCAGATGATTTCCATCTCCAGCGAAATTGCCGACGCGGCGTTCCACCCGGAGGGGCGCAGTTCTACCGAGCTTCTGGATGAAGCGGAACGTAAGGTGTTTGGCATTGCGGAACAGGGTTCCAAGAAAGGCGGCCCGCAACCGATTAAAGACGTGCTCAAATCCACTGTGGACCGGATTGATCAGATGTTCAAATCTGACGAGAAGTTCACTGGTATCCCGACGGGATTTACTGATCTGGATGAAAAGACCTCCGGCTTGCAGGCAGGCGCTTTGGTGGTGGTGGCCGCACGGCCGGCCATGGGTAAAACGACGTTTTCCATGAATATGGCAGAGAATGCGCTGATCCGTACCGGCAAGCCGGTTTTGGTGTTCAGTATGGAGATGCCGTCGGAGCAGATCGTGATGCGGATGCTGGCCTCACTGGGGCGTATTGATATGTCGCGGGTGACCTCCGGTAAGCTGGAGGAGGATGACTGGCCTCGTTTCAGCTCGGCCGTCAGCCTGTTGGCAGAACAGAAACTCTTTATCGACGATTCTGCTGGTTTGAGCCCTACGGAGATCCGTGCGCGGGCTCGCCGGGTTGCCCGGGATCAAGGTGAAATCGGTCTGATCATGATCGACTATATGCAGTTGATGCAAGTGCCGGGGGCGGAAAACCGGGTCAACGAAATCTCTGAAATCTCCCGCTCCCTGAAAGGCTTGGCAAAGGAGATGGAATGCCCGGTGATTGCATTATCGCAGCTTAACCGTAGTCTGGAACAGCGGCCCAACAAGCGGCCCATCATGTCGGATTTGCGGGAATCCGGAGCGATCGAGCAGGATGCGGATATCATCATGTTTATTTATCGTGATGAAGTTTATAACGAGGATTCTGACGACAAAGGTACGGCGGAAATCATCATAGGTAAACAGCGGAACGGTCCCATCGGTACTGTTCGTCTGGCCTTCCTGGGCCGTTACACCCGCTTTGAGGATCTGGCGCACAACAATTATGGAGAATACTAG
- the radA gene encoding DNA repair protein RadA, with product MAKAKTQFVCSDCGSVSAKWAGQCADCSAWNTLAEFNPDRGMSSNRGGKSSWAGEARKVTTMAAVEMVEEPRTTTGTEELDRVLGGGLVEGSVVLIGGDPGIGKSTILLQTMTFLAAQRKALYITGEESLQQVALRARRLDLPMDQLRLMSETSIENILATANLEKPRVMVVDSIQTVYSEGLSSAPGGVSQVRECAAALVRFAKQTGTALFLVGHVTKEGALAGPRVLEHMVDSVLYFEGEQDNRFRMIRAVKNRFGAVNELGVFAMTDKGLREVSNPSAIFLSRYDQPIPGSIVMVTREGSRPLLVEVQALVDDSQLGNPRRVAVGLDQNRLAMLLAVLHRHGGVATLGMDVFVNVVGGVKVLETGSDLAVLVAVVSSLRNLALDSHLIVFGEIGLSGEIRPVPSGQERLREAAKHGFTRAIVPKGNQPKAPIEGLEVIAVARLEQALDAL from the coding sequence ATGGCAAAAGCTAAGACCCAGTTTGTGTGCAGTGATTGTGGCAGCGTGTCTGCCAAATGGGCAGGACAGTGCGCCGATTGCAGTGCCTGGAATACGCTGGCTGAGTTCAACCCGGATCGTGGTATGTCGTCCAATCGCGGCGGCAAATCAAGCTGGGCCGGAGAGGCCCGCAAAGTCACCACGATGGCGGCTGTTGAAATGGTGGAAGAGCCGCGCACCACCACCGGCACTGAAGAGCTGGACCGGGTATTGGGTGGGGGCTTGGTTGAGGGCTCGGTGGTCTTGATCGGGGGTGATCCAGGTATTGGCAAATCGACTATCCTGCTGCAAACCATGACTTTTCTTGCGGCGCAACGCAAGGCGCTTTATATCACCGGTGAGGAGTCTTTGCAGCAGGTTGCCTTGCGCGCGCGGAGGCTGGATTTACCCATGGATCAGCTGCGCCTGATGTCGGAAACCAGCATTGAAAATATCCTCGCTACGGCGAATCTGGAAAAGCCCCGTGTGATGGTGGTGGATTCGATTCAGACCGTGTACAGCGAAGGATTAAGCTCGGCTCCTGGCGGGGTGTCTCAGGTGCGCGAATGCGCCGCGGCTCTGGTGCGTTTTGCCAAACAAACAGGCACCGCCTTATTTCTGGTGGGCCACGTGACAAAAGAGGGCGCATTGGCCGGGCCTCGGGTGCTGGAGCACATGGTGGACAGTGTGCTGTATTTCGAGGGTGAGCAAGACAACCGTTTCCGCATGATCCGCGCTGTGAAAAACCGTTTCGGTGCGGTGAACGAGCTTGGGGTGTTCGCCATGACCGATAAGGGGCTGCGCGAGGTGAGTAATCCTTCTGCGATTTTTTTGTCCCGTTATGACCAACCGATTCCCGGCAGCATTGTGATGGTAACCCGGGAGGGCAGTCGGCCCTTGCTGGTCGAAGTACAGGCCTTGGTTGACGACAGTCAGTTAGGCAACCCCCGCCGGGTTGCGGTGGGCCTGGACCAAAACCGGTTGGCGATGCTGTTAGCGGTGTTGCACCGTCACGGTGGTGTGGCCACCCTGGGCATGGACGTGTTTGTGAACGTGGTGGGAGGCGTAAAAGTGCTGGAGACCGGCTCGGATCTTGCTGTGTTGGTGGCGGTGGTGTCCAGTCTGCGCAATTTAGCGTTGGACAGTCATCTGATTGTATTCGGCGAGATCGGTTTGTCGGGGGAAATTCGTCCGGTACCCAGTGGGCAGGAGCGTTTACGGGAAGCAGCCAAGCACGGCTTTACTCGCGCTATTGTTCCAAAAGGTAACCAACCCAAAGCGCCGATCGAAGGTTTGGAAGTCATTGCGGTTGCGCGGTTGGAGCAGGCATTGGACGCCCTGTGA
- the alr gene encoding alanine racemase has product MENTRAWAEIDLAALRHNLQEVRRLAPRSRVLSVIKSDGYGHGSVRVAQALLGSDAFGVATFSEALILHKAGVKAPLLLLEGVMDADQLQQASALGFQIVVHAQWQLDLLFNTPIPEAVAVWLKIDTGMHRLGLAPADCLATWNRLQRSDKVQSVVLMSHLGCADESAHPLTDEQCARFTELVDRCAATNASLANSAAVLTAPDHHYQWVRPGLMLYGASPLPHRSASNVNLKPVMHLQARIFSLRTVCAGDSVGYGATWRALRDTRVAIVTIGYGDGYPRHINSQAQVLIQNVRCPVIGRVSMDMLAVDVSQLGALPLHTPVTLWGPGLPIEEVAQWAGTINYELMCQVTQRVARVYSEAEL; this is encoded by the coding sequence ATGGAGAATACTAGAGCCTGGGCCGAGATTGATCTGGCCGCTTTACGCCACAATTTACAAGAAGTGCGAAGGTTGGCTCCCCGCAGCCGGGTGTTGTCGGTGATCAAATCCGACGGTTATGGGCATGGCAGCGTACGGGTCGCCCAAGCCCTGCTGGGCAGCGATGCTTTCGGGGTAGCAACCTTCAGCGAAGCCCTGATTTTGCATAAAGCCGGTGTTAAAGCGCCGCTTCTGCTACTGGAAGGCGTAATGGACGCGGATCAGTTACAGCAAGCATCGGCGCTTGGTTTTCAGATAGTGGTGCACGCGCAGTGGCAGCTCGACTTGCTCTTCAATACACCGATTCCGGAAGCGGTTGCGGTGTGGCTTAAGATTGATACCGGTATGCACCGCCTGGGGTTAGCGCCAGCGGATTGTCTGGCGACCTGGAACCGGTTGCAACGCAGCGATAAAGTGCAGTCAGTGGTGCTGATGAGCCATCTGGGCTGCGCTGATGAAAGCGCCCACCCGTTAACCGATGAGCAGTGCGCACGCTTTACCGAGCTGGTAGACCGCTGCGCCGCAACGAATGCCAGCCTGGCAAATTCGGCTGCGGTGCTCACCGCACCGGATCATCATTACCAATGGGTGCGGCCGGGCTTGATGCTCTATGGTGCGTCGCCGTTGCCCCATCGTTCGGCCAGCAATGTTAATCTGAAACCGGTCATGCACTTGCAGGCACGCATCTTTTCCTTGCGCACTGTTTGTGCTGGGGACAGCGTCGGCTATGGCGCCACCTGGAGAGCACTGCGTGACACTCGAGTAGCCATCGTCACCATTGGCTACGGTGATGGTTATCCCCGCCATATCAACAGTCAGGCGCAGGTGTTAATTCAGAATGTGCGTTGCCCGGTGATTGGCCGCGTTTCCATGGATATGCTGGCAGTGGATGTGAGTCAGCTTGGCGCTTTGCCGTTGCATACTCCGGTAACGCTTTGGGGACCGGGGCTACCCATAGAAGAAGTTGCGCAGTGGGCCGGAACGATCAATTACGAATTAATGTGTCAGGTCACCCAGCGGGTAGCGCGGGTGTATTCAGAGGCAGAACTTTAA
- a CDS encoding PilZ domain-containing protein produces MIEKRNFTRIAFDANARLHKGEESCPTKLLDISLKGALVKQPEALPLSKDDQVTLYLLLSDEETEICMQGKVAHLAAEQVGIVCEHIDVDSASHLRRIVELNTGSEFLLEREIEALINYGS; encoded by the coding sequence ATGATTGAAAAACGTAATTTTACCCGCATCGCTTTTGACGCCAACGCTCGGCTGCACAAAGGGGAAGAGAGCTGCCCCACTAAGCTATTGGATATTTCCCTTAAGGGGGCGTTGGTTAAACAGCCTGAAGCCTTGCCCCTGAGCAAGGACGACCAGGTCACACTGTATTTACTATTGAGTGATGAGGAAACGGAGATCTGCATGCAAGGCAAAGTCGCCCACCTTGCTGCGGAGCAGGTCGGGATCGTGTGTGAACATATCGATGTGGACAGCGCCTCGCATTTACGCCGTATTGTGGAGCTTAACACCGGAAGTGAGTTTCTGCTGGAACGGGAAATCGAAGCCCTGATTAATTACGGATCGTAA
- a CDS encoding PA3496 family putative envelope integrity protein — protein MRTTSTSEDSTFIDDIDDDMMDGIDSDIENRLEARNKRSGDYLRKIEALMEDRRLKHDLDDYDDWDVDDE, from the coding sequence ATGAGAACAACATCAACATCTGAAGACAGTACCTTCATTGATGACATTGACGATGACATGATGGATGGTATTGATAGCGATATTGAAAACCGTCTGGAAGCCAGGAATAAGCGTTCCGGCGACTATCTGCGCAAGATCGAAGCGTTGATGGAAGACCGGCGTCTGAAACACGACCTGGATGACTATGACGATTGGGATGTCGACGACGAATAA
- a CDS encoding mechanosensitive ion channel domain-containing protein, which translates to MNTGFAGWKWLAFCVITVWALGAGFVYSAPLGLDTKSAPEPSKTDALSKELEQLGNELERLEKQESKLKQKRVELNLEIQGAPQLADQLRLEIRRLEQGAANGEKPIPDSQTALDKAISLLDNQARALQQSLSFVLENIGDQQALPSKARSDVQEAQRDEQAAKDRLKELESSNKNSSLKTMQVAVVKQQINNAELRKSLAQNRLEGYQRLLELHTVNRDLLLLQLDMIKSALEVLREKRDEMRLNSVDQQKDSLVELSRHYNEVPKVLVNEQKENRKLNQLLVSVTESLTSASDRLADGKQELQEVKYRAELAKQQLELTDFYQYVDDYLLRQRQVLQVKIREHENDEGLSTEISKARLRQFRLDEKLHQVRTETSRKQLIAQQLDESKIDSKFRQLADSDLYKIYSLRAETLNKLVQVNADYVVGLTNLEILYEDQYEERTDFYELLNKELFWRKSATPLNLKWFRMVPGSVIWFIQEHKWSEPLRIWYEVLVKPVLPLLGLVVMTIIGVITRKRLRVRLERLQERVGNVTKDKFRYTLEALLITVYMALPIPVLLAVLGFPLVLNPQASLFTDGIGKAILLIARWFFFFELIRQLCRRHGLALEHFQWRAHGVTALKRYLPLLYLQLPWSFVFVVVWREGDDFHSGVLGRASFLMTVFFLFLFNLKLFNPKQGIFKHGAEGPASWFQRWNKPVFWLAILMPAALLALSFQGYSFSAMELMVLLFYSFMLGFLILILDQVLHRWFSVVERKLAYRRAIEKRDAIRKAKEQQEASKSSGEAIPEIEMPKLDVSTISEQNRALLRVFSCSLFILVCYWVWSDFIQAAQIFQEITLWSYTTETDMGTEIHKVALGTILITFLVLALTYIGVKNLPGLIEVMILQRFSVDQGVRFAITSTARYLVIAAGIMVASSQLGLDWSKLGWLVAALGVGLGFGLQEIFANFISGLIILYERPIRIGDTVTINDLSGTVYKINMRATTITDWDMKELIIPNKTFVTNQFINWTLSDTTTRLVLKVGVAYGSDTKLVTRLLLDIAKQHEDVLNEPAPSAFFLGFGDSTLNFELRVFVAKFGNRLPLLHNLNTEVDLRFKQAGIEIAFPQLDLHVKDVAAVTGTKAFQQPGDEPGKGAGQNS; encoded by the coding sequence GTGAACACAGGATTTGCAGGGTGGAAGTGGCTGGCCTTTTGCGTCATCACAGTTTGGGCGCTGGGCGCCGGTTTCGTCTATTCAGCGCCATTGGGGCTGGATACGAAGAGTGCACCTGAACCTTCCAAAACCGATGCGCTCAGTAAAGAATTGGAACAACTGGGAAATGAGCTGGAGCGCCTGGAAAAGCAGGAAAGCAAACTTAAGCAAAAGCGCGTAGAGCTGAATCTGGAAATCCAGGGTGCGCCGCAGTTGGCGGATCAATTGCGTCTGGAAATTCGGCGTCTGGAACAGGGGGCGGCGAATGGTGAAAAGCCCATTCCGGACTCTCAGACCGCGCTGGATAAAGCAATAAGCCTGCTCGACAACCAGGCCCGTGCCTTGCAGCAAAGCCTGTCGTTCGTGCTTGAGAACATCGGAGATCAGCAGGCTTTGCCAAGCAAGGCCAGGTCGGATGTGCAGGAAGCACAGCGAGATGAACAGGCAGCCAAGGATAGGTTGAAAGAGCTTGAATCCAGTAATAAAAATTCGTCATTAAAAACCATGCAGGTGGCGGTTGTGAAGCAGCAGATTAATAATGCCGAGCTTCGCAAGAGTCTGGCGCAAAACCGGTTGGAGGGATATCAGCGGCTATTGGAACTGCACACGGTGAACCGCGATCTTTTATTACTACAGCTGGATATGATCAAGTCGGCATTGGAAGTGCTGCGCGAAAAGCGCGATGAGATGCGCCTGAACAGCGTTGATCAACAGAAAGACAGCCTGGTGGAGCTGAGCCGCCACTATAACGAAGTTCCCAAGGTGTTGGTGAACGAACAAAAGGAAAATAGAAAGCTCAATCAGTTACTGGTCTCCGTTACTGAAAGCCTAACCAGTGCATCTGACCGGCTCGCGGATGGTAAGCAGGAACTACAGGAAGTTAAATACCGCGCCGAGCTAGCGAAACAGCAACTTGAATTGACGGATTTTTATCAATACGTCGACGACTATTTGTTGCGGCAGAGGCAGGTGCTGCAAGTTAAGATTCGTGAGCATGAAAACGATGAAGGATTATCTACCGAGATATCCAAGGCACGACTGCGCCAGTTCCGGCTCGATGAAAAATTGCATCAGGTACGCACCGAAACGTCACGCAAGCAACTCATCGCACAGCAACTGGATGAGTCCAAAATTGATTCCAAATTTCGCCAGTTGGCAGATTCAGACCTGTATAAGATCTATAGCTTGCGGGCAGAAACCCTCAACAAGCTGGTGCAGGTCAATGCAGACTACGTGGTGGGTTTGACCAATCTGGAAATTCTTTATGAAGATCAATATGAAGAACGGACGGATTTCTATGAGCTGTTAAACAAGGAACTGTTCTGGCGCAAAAGCGCCACTCCGCTGAATCTGAAATGGTTCAGAATGGTCCCTGGCAGCGTGATCTGGTTTATTCAGGAGCATAAGTGGAGTGAGCCTCTGCGGATCTGGTATGAGGTCCTGGTAAAACCGGTGTTGCCGTTGTTGGGTTTGGTGGTGATGACCATTATCGGTGTTATCACCCGAAAGCGCCTGCGTGTCCGGCTGGAGCGGCTGCAGGAAAGAGTCGGTAATGTCACGAAAGATAAGTTCCGCTATACCTTGGAAGCGCTGCTAATCACCGTTTATATGGCTCTCCCTATCCCGGTCTTACTAGCGGTGCTGGGGTTCCCGCTGGTGCTAAACCCGCAAGCGTCTTTGTTCACCGATGGTATCGGTAAAGCCATATTGTTGATCGCGCGGTGGTTTTTCTTTTTTGAACTGATTCGTCAGCTATGCCGTAGACACGGCCTGGCGTTGGAACATTTTCAGTGGCGTGCGCACGGGGTGACAGCCTTAAAACGGTACCTGCCACTGCTTTATTTACAGTTGCCATGGTCGTTTGTGTTTGTGGTGGTGTGGCGTGAAGGGGACGACTTCCACTCCGGAGTTCTGGGAAGAGCCTCTTTCCTAATGACGGTGTTCTTCCTGTTTCTGTTTAACCTCAAATTATTCAATCCCAAGCAGGGGATTTTCAAGCACGGAGCTGAGGGGCCTGCCAGTTGGTTTCAGCGCTGGAACAAGCCTGTGTTCTGGTTGGCAATTTTAATGCCTGCTGCCTTGTTGGCGCTTTCATTCCAGGGTTACAGCTTCAGCGCGATGGAGTTGATGGTGCTGTTGTTCTATTCGTTTATGCTGGGTTTTTTGATACTGATACTGGATCAGGTGCTGCATCGCTGGTTTTCCGTAGTGGAGCGCAAGTTGGCTTACCGACGGGCAATCGAAAAGCGTGATGCGATACGCAAAGCCAAGGAGCAACAGGAAGCCAGTAAGAGCAGTGGTGAGGCAATTCCTGAGATTGAAATGCCCAAGTTGGACGTGTCCACTATCAGCGAACAGAATCGGGCTTTGTTGCGGGTGTTTTCCTGTTCCTTGTTTATATTGGTATGTTATTGGGTGTGGAGCGACTTTATCCAGGCCGCACAGATCTTTCAGGAAATTACTCTGTGGAGTTATACCACTGAAACCGATATGGGCACCGAAATTCACAAGGTCGCTTTGGGCACGATCTTAATTACCTTCTTAGTGCTGGCGTTGACCTATATCGGCGTAAAGAACCTGCCGGGCCTGATCGAGGTTATGATTCTTCAGCGTTTCAGTGTTGATCAGGGTGTTCGTTTTGCCATTACGTCAACGGCGCGGTATTTGGTCATTGCCGCCGGGATCATGGTCGCCTCCAGTCAACTGGGTCTGGATTGGAGTAAGTTGGGCTGGCTGGTGGCGGCGCTGGGTGTCGGTTTGGGCTTTGGCCTGCAAGAAATCTTTGCGAACTTTATCTCCGGTTTGATCATCTTATATGAACGACCGATCAGAATCGGCGATACAGTGACAATTAATGATCTGAGCGGCACGGTTTATAAAATCAATATGCGTGCAACGACGATCACCGATTGGGATATGAAAGAGCTGATCATTCCCAACAAAACCTTTGTGACGAATCAGTTCATCAACTGGACATTAAGTGATACCACCACCCGGCTGGTGTTGAAGGTGGGAGTGGCCTATGGCTCCGATACCAAGCTGGTCACCCGGTTACTTCTGGACATCGCCAAACAGCACGAGGACGTGCTGAACGAGCCTGCTCCATCGGCCTTTTTCCTGGGCTTTGGGGATAGCACCCTGAATTTTGAGCTGCGGGTATTTGTTGCTAAATTCGGTAATCGGCTGCCACTTTTGCATAATCTGAACACAGAAGTGGATTTGCGTTTCAAGCAAGCAGGCATCGAGATTGCCTTCCCGCAATTGGATTTGCATGTAAAGGACGTGGCCGCGGTAACGGGGACCAAAGCGTTCCAGCAACCCGGAGACGAGCCCGGGAAAGGGGCCGGCCAGAATAGCTAA
- the rplI gene encoding 50S ribosomal protein L9, whose translation MEVILLEKNRNLGELGDKVKVRAGFGRNFLIPQGKAAPATEENIKYFEERRAELEKAAADQQAAAQARADKITELGSVTIPAKSGDEGKLFGSVGTRDIADALTAAGVETVKAEVLMPNGAIRNTGDFELDIQVHSDVTATIKVSVVPE comes from the coding sequence ATGGAAGTCATTTTACTAGAAAAGAACCGTAACCTGGGCGAACTGGGTGACAAAGTGAAAGTACGTGCTGGTTTCGGCCGTAATTTCTTAATCCCTCAAGGTAAAGCCGCTCCGGCTACCGAAGAGAATATTAAATATTTTGAAGAGCGTCGTGCCGAACTTGAGAAAGCCGCTGCCGATCAACAGGCCGCCGCGCAAGCGCGAGCTGACAAAATCACGGAACTGGGTAGTGTAACGATTCCCGCCAAGTCCGGTGATGAAGGCAAGCTGTTTGGTTCTGTGGGTACTCGTGACATCGCAGATGCATTGACCGCCGCTGGTGTAGAAACCGTTAAAGCGGAAGTGCTTATGCCCAACGGTGCGATCCGCAACACCGGTGATTTCGAACTCGATATCCAGGTGCACAGCGACGTTACTGCGACCATCAAGGTTTCTGTCGTTCCCGAATAA
- the ettA gene encoding energy-dependent translational throttle protein EttA gives MAQYIYTMNRVSKVVPPKRQIIKDISLSFFPGAKIGVLGLNGAGKSTVLRIMAGVDKEFDGEARPASGINIGYLPQEPELDLSKDVRGNVEDGVREIKDVLARFDEISMKFAEPMSDDEMNSLLEEQAELQNKIDANNGWDIDRSLEIAADALRLPPWEADVSKLSGGEKRRVALCRLLLSSPDMLLLDEPTNHLDAESVGWLERFLHDYKGTVVAITHDRYFLDNAAEWILELDRGHGIPWKGNYSSWLEQKEARLAQESKQEASRQKAMQAELEWVRSNAKGRQSKSKARLARFEELSSQESQKRNETQELFIPVAERLGDDVIEFRNVTKSFGDRVLYEDLSYTIPKGAIVGIIGPNGAGKTTLFRMIVGEEKPERGEVHIGSTVDLAYVDQSRDDLDGSKTVWEEVSDGLDVIKVGSFEMPSRSYVGRFNFKGSDQQKRVGELSGGERNRLHLAKLLRKGGNVLLLDEPTNDLDVETLRALEEALLTYAGTAIVISHDRWFLDRIATHILDFEGEEGVEFYEGNFTEYEAYKKKKYGEESTQPKRIKYKKLQ, from the coding sequence ATGGCGCAATATATATACACCATGAACCGGGTATCCAAAGTGGTACCCCCGAAACGTCAGATCATCAAAGACATTTCCCTATCCTTCTTTCCCGGAGCCAAAATCGGCGTCCTCGGATTGAATGGCGCGGGCAAATCCACAGTGCTGCGCATTATGGCAGGAGTCGACAAAGAGTTCGACGGGGAAGCACGACCTGCCAGCGGTATTAATATCGGTTATTTGCCCCAGGAACCCGAACTGGATCTGAGCAAAGATGTCCGCGGTAACGTCGAAGACGGCGTACGGGAAATTAAAGACGTACTGGCGCGATTTGATGAAATCAGCATGAAGTTCGCAGAACCAATGTCTGATGACGAAATGAACAGCTTGTTGGAAGAGCAAGCGGAGTTACAAAATAAAATCGACGCCAACAATGGCTGGGATATTGACCGTAGCCTGGAGATTGCCGCCGACGCGCTGCGCCTGCCACCCTGGGAAGCCGATGTCAGCAAGCTGTCGGGTGGTGAGAAGCGCCGCGTCGCCCTGTGTCGCCTGCTGCTGTCCAGCCCGGATATGTTGTTGCTGGACGAGCCTACCAACCACCTGGATGCCGAATCCGTTGGTTGGCTGGAACGCTTCCTCCATGACTATAAAGGCACCGTAGTCGCCATTACCCATGATCGCTATTTCCTGGATAACGCAGCCGAATGGATTTTGGAGCTGGACCGCGGTCACGGCATCCCCTGGAAAGGCAACTACAGCTCCTGGCTGGAACAAAAGGAAGCGCGACTGGCCCAGGAATCCAAGCAGGAAGCGTCACGCCAGAAAGCCATGCAGGCGGAGCTGGAATGGGTTCGTTCCAACGCCAAAGGACGCCAGTCAAAAAGCAAAGCCCGCCTGGCCCGCTTTGAAGAACTCAGCAGCCAGGAATCACAAAAGCGAAACGAAACCCAGGAACTCTTTATTCCGGTAGCAGAACGCCTGGGCGATGATGTCATCGAGTTTCGCAATGTCACTAAATCATTCGGCGATCGCGTACTGTATGAAGACCTCAGCTACACCATCCCCAAAGGTGCCATCGTCGGCATTATCGGCCCCAACGGCGCCGGTAAAACCACCCTGTTCCGCATGATCGTCGGCGAAGAAAAACCAGAGCGAGGTGAAGTCCATATCGGCAGCACTGTTGACCTGGCTTACGTAGATCAATCCCGTGACGATCTGGACGGCAGCAAAACCGTTTGGGAAGAGGTGTCGGACGGGCTAGACGTGATCAAAGTCGGCTCTTTTGAGATGCCCTCCCGTTCCTATGTCGGCCGTTTCAACTTCAAAGGTTCGGACCAGCAAAAACGCGTTGGCGAGTTGTCCGGTGGTGAGCGCAACCGCTTGCACCTGGCCAAATTACTGCGCAAAGGCGGCAATGTATTGCTGCTGGATGAGCCCACCAACGACCTGGACGTAGAAACACTGCGAGCGTTGGAAGAAGCCTTGTTAACTTACGCCGGTACCGCGATCGTGATATCGCATGACCGCTGGTTTCTGGACCGGATCGCGACGCACATCCTCGATTTTGAGGGCGAAGAAGGGGTCGAGTTCTATGAAGGCAACTTCACCGAATACGAAGCTTATAAGAAGAAAAAATACGGTGAGGAATCGACTCAACCCAAACGCATTAAATACAAAAAGCTGCAATAG